The Rhodospirillales bacterium genome includes the window GGCTGGATCAAGGCGATCCGCGACGCCCTCGGCATGACCACGAAACAGCTGGCCAAGCGGCTCGGCGTCGTACAGTCACGCGTCGTTGCCATCGAAAAGGCAGAAACCTCTGGGTCCATCACACTGGACTCGCTGGAACGTGCCGCCCAGGCGCTCGATTGCCGCCTGGTTTACATGCTGGTGCCTCGCAGACCGCTTGAGACACTTGTCGAAGAGCGCGCAGAAGTGCTCGCCAAGACGCGGTTGGCGGCAACCGGTCACAGCATGAAGCTCGAAGCCCAGGGCGTCGATGCACAAGATGAACGCGCGCAGCTAAAGGTGCTGACCGACAAGATCATCGCCCAAGGCGGCTCGGCGATTTGGGAGGATGAATGACGGACGATCCGCTGATCGAACGCGATGATGCATCGACGCCGCTGTCGCCTGAAGAGCAGGAGGGGTTAATCCCCTCCTACATCACGCTGCGCGCCGAACTCAATGAAGCCGAGCAGGCGAACATCCTTGATGCTGAGGAATGGGCATTTAATCGCAAGCGCGGTGTACTGGCCGAGAAATTCCTGAACGACCTGCACAAGCGGATGTTTGGCCGGGTCTGGAAATGGGCCGGTCAATATCGACGGACAGGTAAGAACATCGGCGTCGACGCTT containing:
- a CDS encoding mobile mystery protein A yields the protein MRSQDRATARRQIDKRLSQLPGADAFVRPPRGWIKAIRDALGMTTKQLAKRLGVVQSRVVAIEKAETSGSITLDSLERAAQALDCRLVYMLVPRRPLETLVEERAEVLAKTRLAATGHSMKLEAQGVDAQDERAQLKVLTDKIIAQGGSAIWEDE